Genomic segment of Geminocystis herdmanii PCC 6308:
CAAAGAAATTAAATAGTTTCTTGATGTTTTTAAACTAAAAAAAGGATTAAATTATAAATTATGGCTTATTTTCGCAAAAGATTATCTCCTATTCCTCCAAGTCAACCTATTGACTACAAAGACGTTGAATTATTACACAAGTTCATCACTGAAAGAGGTAAAATGCTTCCTCGTCGTATCACTAGCTTAACGGCTCGTCAACAAAGAGATTTAACCAGAGCGGTAAAACAAGCTCGTTTGGTGGCTTTATTACCTTTTGTTAATGTAGAAGGTTAATTTTAAGAATTGAGAATTGAGCATTGAGAATTACTCTCCATGAGTTATTACTCATTACTCATTACTCATTACTTTTTGTTTCTCTTTATCAAAATCAAAATTTTTTTAGCCATTCCTAAATAGAGTTTACCTGAGTTCTATAAAAGAATTCTTGAGGTTAATAGATTTTGGGTGACAGGTTGCAGGTTAATAATTTCTTTGTTTAGATCAATTAATCACTT
This window contains:
- the rpsR gene encoding 30S ribosomal protein S18; translation: MAYFRKRLSPIPPSQPIDYKDVELLHKFITERGKMLPRRITSLTARQQRDLTRAVKQARLVALLPFVNVEG